The Lagopus muta isolate bLagMut1 chromosome 28, bLagMut1 primary, whole genome shotgun sequence genome includes the window TTCTGTTACCCTGCCCTACACGCTGGGCACTGCCCCAGCTCACCCGGGCCCCTCCGTGTCTCTCAGCTCAATCTGCTGCATCAggattggaggctgcctggTGTATCAGTGCATTGCAGACATCTGTCAGGCTGGGagggagcacagctgggtgGTCAGGGCCCAAACTGCCAGCATTGACACAGGGTGAATGCGTGCTGTTTGTGCGGCTCCTTGCGCTGCTCAATTGTCACCATGAGCACTTGAGTGTTTCTAATGAGGATTTCGAGGGGTTTGAGGTGTTTGAATGCTTAAGGTTAGTAGAGAAGGGGCACTGGCTGAGACTATGCATGACCTCTCAAGCAGATTCAGAACTGAAGCCCAGACACAAGCTCTGGTTGCTGATGTCTGCAAAGTCCCACAGGAGCTGGTCTTCCTGCTGGTAGTGCCTGCTTGCCCAGCTGAGCCACCAGAGCAAGTTTGCAGCAGGGCTCCTTGGCTGAACCCGGTCTTAAAGGGCTGGCTACCATCTGTGCTTGCAGCATGTGAATCCTGGTACAAACAGGGCCTCATCTGAGTTTTGAAGTCTCAATCTCAATCACTGATGTGaacttttttctattttcccatGTTTGTTCAGCCACCAGCTCACACATCTGCCTGTGGCATCGTGGCTGTGGTCTGGACAAGCTCACCTTTCCAAGCCTCAGAGATAACCTCCCATGCTGGAAAGAGGAACGTGCCCCTCTCTGCTGAGACCTGCTGGAGGTTAGCACAGCCATAGAACACAGCTCACACactcctcctgcctgcctggagGTGCCTTGTTTGCGTCCCCAGCTTTGGGCAGAGCTTCTGCTTCTCCCATTGCCCTTTTGCTTCATGCTCTAGGTTCCCACAGGCTCCCACTGCCAGCAGGTGATGTTACTCTATGACATgaatggtgtgtgtgtgtgtgcagtggggAGAATAGGTCAGGAGGTGCTGGGAAATGAGCAGCACCATCGTTTGGATTTGTGCCTTCTGTGGAACAAAACGTTGCTCTCCCCCATGTGCTGATCCCCATCCTCTCTGCCCCCACATCAGTGCTCTGTCCTCTTGGAGGGCTGTGCAGGATTATATATGGGCAAACACCAGAAGGCCAACccaatttccattttgtttcaggtAAGGCTTCTTTCAGACCCATGGCAGCCTTGTGGAAACGCAGGTATTTGGGTGGGGAGTGCgttgaagcagcagctgctgtgagtCCCTGGTATGCCTGGAGGTGGAGGCGTGGGACCTATGGGCACTCCCACCCCATAAGCCCAAGGGCAGTGAGCTGACACAACTCTCCTGGAATCTGTCCCGCTCTAACCAGGATTGTTGGCAGGCGGGTACCGAATCTTGGCAGCACAACAAGAGAATGCTGGTTTCTCTGAAATTCCTGGGCTCGTTTGGTCAGGGTGCTGGCATGCAGAGCCAGGGAAGAGTTGGCACGTGcgtggctgcagcagagcagtggggcCTGGAAATGGACTGAGGGCTGGCAGCTCAGGGTCTGTCCTGCATCCCTCTCAGCCGGTAGCAGCTTTGGGTCTGGATGGGGGTTTTTGGATGTTCTTAATTTCGTCGCTAATCTGTAAGTGGTGGTCCAACTTTgtccttcatttttcctctcagGGATGAAGTGCCGTGCCAGGACTGGGAGCCACTGGGCCAGTAGGCTGTCAGCCCCATTACACCAgttctggcagtgctgggaatCCCACCAGTGACTGGGAAATGCGTGGGGCTCCCTCTGGCTCCTGTTCCCCCAACCCAAAGGAAGGCTGAGGGCATCCCAAAGCTGTAGCTCCTTTAGCAGGTCTGCACAGGCACTACTGTCTCCCAGGTACTATTTAGGAGGTAGAGACCCTAGGGCTGCCCTGTGCAAGCAAGGTACAGGAGGAGGTGGAAACAAAACAGCCAGGCTGGGTGCAGTACAGAACAAGAGGTTTTTCACATGTCTGGGACGGTGAATGACTGGAAATAGTTGGAAGAAAGGTGGGATTTGTGAGATGCAACAACTGCGTTGTGGGGCAGCCCTCCCTTGCAGCAATCAAACTGAGCTCATTCACAAGGAGTCTGAAGGGCTGCAGGAGAGGAAAGCCCCAACCGTGCTCTGTGCCCAATGGTCGATTCATACAGGCCAGAATTTCCCTGTCTTGTGCCAGTTTGGAGCAAGACTATGAGAACTCTGTCtccttgccctgctgcaggtAGAGCTTGGCATGCCTGCCTGAGGAGGCAGGGCGTTGGGCAGGGAAGGTTGGGCCTTGGCAAACTGGGCATGGTTCAGGTGTTTGCCTTCCTCCTGGATTGGCCACGAGGAGAAGAACTTGGCCTTATATGGTCAAAAAAAAGCCTATGCCGGCGATGCTCCTCCCTGTGAAGAGACACGTGGAGAGGTGTGGATGGGCCGATGGGGTCGGGCGTGTTTTCCTCCatcctcccctgccctcccctcccttctccaGATACCCTGGAGACAATTATGGCATTTGGTTTGCAGCCCAAACGTGGCTGATTGCTGGGGCTTGCAAAAAGGCCGCTTCCCTCAGCGGgtgctgctggttttgtgtGCCCCCAAGAGCTGAGGGGTGATGGATGGGCACAAAATGGTGCCTGTGGTCAGGGTTGAGTATTTCATCAAGCTCGGGTGTCTGGAAAGATGGTAGTAGTGGTACAAATCATTGCCTCTCTGCTGGTTAAATCTCTTTCCTGCTTGTTTAATTGCCTGCAGGAGTGTCTGGTTAGGAAAGGTAAACTATAGAACAGCCCCCCTCCCcaaaaagaaaccacagaaaGGCTTGATCCTGTCTTAGGTTGCAGGCGAAGATACATgggagaaactgaggcacagtCCAAGATAATATAGGAAGAAATATCTGTCACAGCTCTTCTCTTTGCACAGGATTGAGGGAGTTCTATTTCCCAGCGGCTGGGTTCTTGGGCTGAGCCACTTCCAGCCCTGGCAATGACTGTGGCAATGGCAGGCTGGGAGGTGAGCCTGAGGGATCTGTCGTTCTTCCCTTATCTTGCACCCTGTGTCTTGGATTTGCTCCAGATGTGAGCTGGAACCAGGAGGAGCAGTTATGGGTGAAGTGGGACGGGCAGATTAAAGTGGGCTGGAGGGTGCTTAGGGGTGGGTGCAGTGGGGGGACCTACTGCAGTGGGACAGGGGACAAGATGCAGTGGAAAGTCTGTAGAACTCTGGGGACATCTCTTATCCACCCCAGGAACGTGTTTCCATCTCAATTCCCACACATTTAATATTATGGAACGTGTGAAAGACTTTGCCATCCCTGTGGTACAAAGCATGAACCTCACTTGCATTGATGTCCCTCATCTAAATTTCTTTGCACCTCTGAGCCTGGCTACTTAGTGTCCTGCATTGAGTCCAGGTCTGTGATATCTTTATTGGAGCCTCATAAAGCTCTCTTTGCTTCTCCTGAAGGAACGTGGCTGAATCTGGAGGGGGTAGAAATGTGTGAGAAGAAGCAGACAGCTGTCCAGCTGCAGGTGGGAGCCTGGTTCCTGCAAAGCAGGTGGGCTGAAGGTTGCACGTCCCATGGAAATCTTGCTTTAACTCTTTATAAAAAGTCATTTTAGTGATTACTGGCAAGGTTTAGCCCCATGGCAGACCTCAGTGGCTCAATTTCCCTTCATAACCACTGTGATCCCCCCGCAAAGTGTCCAGGGAGAGATGTTCACCACGCTTTGTACTGTTTCTTGCAACCTGAGAGCTGTTGTTCTTCTCCTGGGAGGCTGGGcttgctggaaggaaaaaaaggagagggtTGTTCGGCTGTTGCAGTGCTTGGAAGCCTCCGAGTCCTTTGGAAGCTCTTGCAATGGTATCACCTGCCCAGGAGAGGGAGCCTGGAGCTCACACTTGGGTGCTCCCCAGCCCAGGAGGCAGCGGCTCAGGCACGCGGTGTCCTTAGATGTGGTCTGGGGCTCAGGCACTGCCCGGGTGGAAAACAGCAGAGGAGCCCTGTTTCTTCCCTCTGTCTGCTCCAGCTTGTCTCCTGGACTCTGTCCCAATTGCTGTTGTGCAGATGCAGATATTTGCCTGCTGATCCTCCCTGCCGGAGTCTGCACCACCAGCactggctctgctcctgctttcagCACACGGCTTTATCAATCCCTGGGTTTTTCCCCTGGGCTTTGTCTCACAACTGGGCCATGTCCTGGACATCTGATGTCTCCTTCCCTTGTGCTGGAGTAGGCACTTCGATCTTTGGCCCCAGAGAGAGTTTGAGATCATCTTTGGGAAACCTCTTGCTGTTGAAGTGATGTGGCTTTACCTGGAtcagctgtgctttggattGTGCATACAGCTGGCCAACTAATGAGGTTGAGCTTGcctttttttcagcagcagctaaATCTGGTGGCCACAGCACTGACTGCTGTGCTAGCTCAGCTTTATTCCCCTTTTAGGGCTGTCTGCTGCCACCCCAAAGGGAATTGTGAGATCCTGAGTTGATGGTACTGCCCTGTATTCCTGCAGTATTTAAGAGTTGTATTGTCcttcactgggaaaaaaaagctatcagAACTTCCCCATGGAATTTAACAGCTGCTTTTGGGGTGCAGGCCATTTCTCTGCTGTAACAGGAATTAGCCCTAAGGAAGGGACTGGTCCTTTAGATAAAATCAGCACTTAAGGGATAGTATGGTGGAGGAGTAGGACTGGTAGATGCACAGATAGGGGTGTCCCAAAGGTATGGAGCCATCTTGGGCATAGCTCAGGTCCTGTCAGTGGAGTACAGGAATTATCCTGCTGCTTAGAATCGTTGCCTCAGTGCTTGGTAGCTTGATACTTTTCCCATTGTcagggggaaactgaggcacacagCAGTGAAGTAAGTGAGACTGTGAGATGGTAAGCTGGGGCTGTCCTAACAGCTGCCCCTTTCCTACTCAAGTAGTCCTGCTTTTAGCCTGATGCTCTGGCCATAGGGTTCTTTCTCAATCTCCTGGACAGTGGAGAgctcagaaacagcaaaaaaacaaacaaacaaacaaaaaatccacgACCCAGAAAcatgaaaaggagagaaagcagctACAAACACTCCCTGTACACgactgagctgctgctgagctcctgccctccccagcCTTGCTATGAGCACGGTCCCAAACACCCCACCCTCCAGTTCTCCTGCATTGAGAGTGCTGAGCTCCCTTCTGCTCAGGTTTCACCCTGAACAACACCAGCTCTGTCTCCTTCCAGCCGTGCTCCCCGTGCCTCAACCCCACCCTGCCTTCCCACAGCCctaggctgctcagagctctcTTTCATTCCTCTcctgggctctgtgcagctttGCTGTCGCACGCTCTTGCACAAACCCAGCATTGTTCCTTCTCCTGGTCTGTGCTGGGTTCTGCCTCCAGGGGAAGCTCTGTGCTCAAGTTCCATCTCCTCCTGAGCTGGCAAGCTCACCCTACCAtggctttcccctctccccaccaCTACCAGCCTGAGAAATTAAGAGCCCTTGCCTGTGCCATCAGCTGGTGTAACAACTGGGAGCTTTAGCTGTTAGTCTGGAGCATCCTCCCTTCCTCTGATAGGCTGACCctggaagcagagcagttcTTTTTGTTAGGCAgcaaagggcagagcagagatgttGTCCATCTCAGGTCTTCTCGCTCCTCTGGGGGCTTGTGTGTTGTGGATATCCCATGtgagccatagaatcatagaatgcctggggaccttaaagatcatgcagttccaaTCTTGCTGCTGGCATGACTTTCCCCTCTACCAGCTGCTCAGgtccccatccatggccttgagcacctccagggatgaggcatccctcagcttctctgagcagcagtgccgGGGCCTCATCCCCCTCAGCTGTGTATGTTCTTgagcaaggagcagcagaaaaCCACTGTGCTCTGAAAGAGCACCTCTGAAGTGAGGGGCTGCATGGAAGTGTGGTTCCCTGGTGTAGAACTTGGCCCCAGCTGTGCAAAGGTTCTTTGCAGAGTTGCAGGGGGAACTGAGCAAGGAGAAGCTCAGAGCAGGGTTGGAGGAGCAGCTTGGTGCCCCTTGCAGAAACGCATCATCTCCTGAAAATGCTCTGTGCCCAGTGGGGAGCTCCCCAAAACTGTGGCTTCATATTTGCCATTCCAGCCCCATGCTCGTCTCCCTGAGGATCTGGACCAAGCAAAGTGTCTGGGAAGCGATTTCAGCTTTGTGTGGCTGTGAGGCATTAACCAGAGTTCTCAACCCTGGCAGCTGAGGAAGGAATTGCCATTTCAGGTGGGTTATGGtaggaaatgcagagaaaaccaCGAATGCAAGCTGTCCACGTGTCACTCAGTACTTTATTATAACTCTGGAGAGCAGGTGTGCTGGTTATGTAGATGCTACAGTCATTGTCTACCCTACAGAAACATGGAAACGCTGCGATGCACTCAATGGAGATGCACCATGAGACTGATAGCAGCTCCTGTGAACTCAGGTGGGGCTACTTGGCAGTGATTGAGGTCAGAGCCTGGCCTCATGAAGGAAAAtactgcagggctctgcctgtGTCAGTGTATAAGAGGGACACAGCAGTGCCTGTACTGAGGCCAGGACTGCAGCTATAGAGTTGGCCCCAGAAGCTTTGGTGCAGCATAGCTGGTGTGCATGAGCTGGAGTCAGCCAGGTAAGATGAAAGCCACTACAGAAGTGCAATAAATACAAAGACAAGTCCTGCTTGTTTTAGTTAGATGGGAACCAGAGACCATCCCATTTCTAGGACCTAGCACCATTACATGTGAAGTCTGGAGTGCCTTTAGGGGCAACAGGCAGAGATGCTCTCTCTTAGAAAGAGGTGGCTtatcaaaataaaagctgaaggaGTTTTAGCTTTAGTGGCATGGGAAAGAATGAGGGGCCACCCAAAAGGCAGTTAAATTGGCTAAACGCTCTGAAGTAGGCAAGGATTCCCAAATAGAGCCAGCATGTTTGTCAGCAGACGTGCAAATACAGATGTCACAAATTCACCTGGCTCAGGTTGATTGCCCCCAtctcccccagctctgcttggAAGACTTGGAGCTGCCTTCCATTGAAAGCCACATCAGTGAGCACCTCTTGGACATGTACAGAACAGAGACAGATCAAAAAGAATGGTTTTGTAATACTGGTAAAGAGGCTGGGCTGATGGCTACTGTGTTAAGAGCTTGTGTAATAATACTTTCCCCTCCTGGCAAACTTCTATAGATAGATCTCAACGGTTATGAACGCAGGTCCTCTCTGGAAACAGACCTAGAGAGGAAGAAGATGTCAGTATGGTTTCATACAGGAGAGGTTCTAAAATCCTGGGATGATTTCTGCCTGTAACTAGTAACAGAGATGTTAACTGGGATGCTGTGAAGATAAAAGGGACAGCATGGAGTGGATTCCCATCCTTCAGCCCTTGGACATTGGCTTGAGTTCGGGAAAAAGTGCTCTGGCCTCATTTGCCTCCAGGTGCCATTGGGTCTGGTTTGTGCTGTGGGGCTCCGTTTCTTCTAGGAGCATTCTTGAgtgagcagggagctgagctttgACCGGGCACTGCAGGTGTAGGGATCATCTTCAGGTGCTGCCAGGTTGTCACTGTGGCTTCTGGAGAGCAGAGATTTTGTGCAGCCTCCGTTCAGCTTCATCTCACCATTGGCGCTGCCTTTTCCCCTGGCAAACAGCTTGGAGTTCCTTAAGGTGCTGGCAGAAACTGCTGGGTGAGGGAAGATAAGAGGGGATGAgcttagaaatgttttatttatgcttCATTTCACCATTCTGTGTGAATAAAACCACTTACAGTGCTTTGGTCTGGAGTGGACGGTGCTGATGACTGTGGGTATTGGTGACTCCATGCTGTGAACATAAGGAGAGAATGTGAAGATGTGTGTTAACACCTGCAGTTCCAGAAAGGTGTGGAGGGCTGGAGTTTGGCTCATGAGAGCTGGGCTGCATGGGCAGAGTTAAaagcatggttgggttgggaaGGCTGACTCAACAGCATCTGGGCAAAGCAGTGTTAGAGAAGCGCTGGTGCTTTTCAGTCTGAAGGGTTTAAGGAAAAGTTCAGAGCAAAAGACAGGGCTGAGCTGTATGGGCACTTCTGGGATTTGCTCTTTCTTTAATCAATCCTTCAACAGCAGACTCAAAGCATGGGGTGTCTGCTTTCTCCCTAGGTGTTTGGTGCATCCCTCCCACTGCTCCGGCGCAGAGAAGCCCACCTCACctgctttcctctccttccaCCAGCTTCCTGTAAGTGAGGATCTCCAAATCCAGGGCCAGCTTGATGTTCATCAGCTCCTGATACTCTTTCACCAGGTGAGCCATATCCTCCTTGCTCTTCTGTAGGGCTTCTTCTAGCTTGACCAGTTTGGCTTTGGCATCCTTGAGGGCCGTCTCACCATGCTCTCCTGCTTCTTTGATGTTCTCCTCTAAGTACAAGCACTGGTGTTacagaaggagagaaagcaacAGAAGCATTAGGTGTGTTGTAGTTTCAGATCTGCCTGTCAGAGCTTTGTCACTCACCCCAGGACACACCTGGCTTTTTTGGGACACGATGCAGGACCTCAGCTTCTGGATTTGGATGTTCAGGTCTGCAATCTCCCGTCGGCTGTCAAGGAGGTGACCCCCATAGGTGGCTGACTGGGTGTTCCCTTCTTTCAGCTGCGGGGAAGATGAAAGCACGTGTTATCTCTTGCTCCTTTGCTGTAGCAAAGGAATCTAGTAAGTTTCCCACTGCCCCTGGGGAGAAATGCCTAAACAGGGGAAGAAATAGCTGGTATGTGGAAGGATTTAGGACTCGTTCTTATAGTGTCTTCTAGTATTGTAGGAACACACTGTCCATTGGTGTTCACCACATTCTTGCTCTGTTTGGAGGAGGTAccagagaaaaaacatttgcatCCTAAGTGGGCCAAGTTACCACTAGACAATGATCTTGCCTTCCTCAGTTGGCAGTGTGGAGAGCCTCAGGCTGTGAAACTCCTGATTTACACACATGAGTTAGAAGGGATTGATCTAGGTTAGCACCCTGTCCCTCCTTCCATTCCCAGGTGTGGTGTCTCTCCACATCTTGCTGAGTCTTGtagtttctttttccctcttctctccttcctctccccatACCAATCAGATAAGGGACATACCTTCCTCCTGGTAAGTGCTTcagcctcctcccagctccGAAGAGCCAGGGCTTCGTACTGAGACCTCACTTCTTCCACAATCCTGCTCAGGTCAAGCTTGCATGTGTTGTCAATTCCCAGTACAACAGAAATGTCCTTAATTTCTGTCAGCAGCTCCTCAAGTTCCTGAATAGCAGAGAATAGAGGTATCAAGTGTTGAACAAAGCTACTTGCCACAAGAGAGCTGAACTCTGGCAGATCTGATGTTCTGAGCCAGGCAAAGTGTCTTCCTGATATGCGGTGTGTGGATGGGGAGACTTTGTAGGTTTTTATTCTCTTAAATTCTGAatctggtatttttttccccttaaattcaGGCTCAGGCTATGATATGGATTTAGGACCTTTGGGTAACATATGTTACTTGTCCAACAAAATGTTGTATTTGCACTTCATCAAAAGCAGGTTAATTGCAGGTGATGCTTCAGTATCTATTGCTGTTCAGATGGTGAGCATATCTGTGCAGGGCAAGAAATAGGGTGTTGTTAGTGGTTCTGCTCCTAGTGCTTCCAGAAAGATGCCTTTACTCAGCTCTGCTTCAGTATCTACGGAGGCAGATACTGCCACTTCTGTTGTTACAGTCTGCTTTGTGTCTAGGAAGATAAGGGAGAATGAAgacccttctctgaacacatcCATAgtgggcagagctgcttctgtatGCTGGAGAAACTCAAACCAGCCCTGGGGGGTGACAAACAGGCATGCACAAGCTGTGCTATCACTGACTCGAGTATTTACTCTTGATAGCTGACTCGGTCACAAAAGGAGTCAGACAATGATGAATGCAGTGAACCTAAAAAAGACCCTTCATCTGTGCCCGTAAACTGCACTGCTGGGTAGTTTGTATCCTGACAAGACAGGACCTGATGCCTTGCACCAAGCAGGTACTGTACACGTTCACTtggcagctcccccagcctcaGACTGCTCCAGCAAAGGTTCACCCCTATCAGTTTCACTGCAGTTTCTTCTGATTTGCACCAGTGTGAATGGGAGCAGCATACACCTCTCCCCATCTTTGCTTTCatctcagtgttttttgttcttcccttttGTACTGCTGCTTCTAATCTCTTAGAGAAACACCTGTATGCCTTGtttgccttcccttcccctgaCTGGGAGACAAAGAGCACCCTGATGTGGTGATTCATGAGGAAAAGGTACCCCACTGATTTTACAGAGAATTGGATTATCAGTGCACTTTTTCCTAGCTGTTATTAAATCCTTGTGCTTCCTTGTTAATGTTTGAGCATGGCAGTAGCTATATGAGAAAACTCACGTGTGTtgctaaaaagaaaagggggaaaaaagataaagaggACTGAAGCTGGGGTGCTTTTCTGATTCATACTGACATGCTGTGAGCAAATCTGTCCCACACTTCCCCCTGCATTCGCCCCTCTGCTGGATATGCGTGCCCATGCATTGATGGCAGTCAAAGCAATTGATGCAGGTGAGGAAATGACTGATGTGAAAATCAGCTTtggaggggaggaaaggagaggtggGAGGTGATTTCTTTCCATGGAGGATGTGTTTAGAAATAGTGCAGGCTGCTGCTAAGAACAGCAATATTGGACCTAGAAGAAATCAGACCTGGAAGATGGAAGCATCCTGGTATTCTGTGTAGGATCTGATATCCCACTGCTCCTGAAAACTGCTTTGCACCAGGAGTGATCATTTTAGAGAAATCCAGGCCTCGTGCTTGGAGGTGTTCTAGCACAGTTCTGTTAGTGGGCAGGTCattctgctgctccctgcctcagtttccccacaaAAGGCAGTAGCACTCCTCTGCCAAGCATTCTAATTGTTTGTATTGGTAGAATTCTGACAAACCATTAGTATTCCCCAAACACTGCCAAGCCTGCTTGGTAGCATTTTACAGGCTCTGAGTAAGTGGCTGAAAT containing:
- the LOC125685447 gene encoding keratin, type II cytoskeletal 80-like isoform X2, with protein sequence MTNPCKAFSSGSLCSWEASGGMSQGRAGSTSPESLGRCSPSSVSSPSCGALHGDGGYQSSSYLSIDGRLLPPVHLDIDTDFHAVREQEKEDIKLLNNQFVTLIEKVQRLEQQNKILTTRWNFLKDQDNSHSESDMKAIYDQYMSKMNQEMQALNYEQENLESELTEVLSTMDNFRSKYEDEIRLCSGMEYTFMELKKDLDASTLHRTELEVKLSGLQELMDLKKTIYEQELEELLTEIKDISVVLGIDNTCKLDLSRIVEEVRSQYEALALRSWEEAEALTRRKLKEGNTQSATYGGHLLDSRREIADLNIQIQKLRSCIVSQKSQCLYLEENIKEAGEHGETALKDAKAKLVKLEEALQKSKEDMAHLVKEYQELMNIKLALDLEILTYRKLVEGEESSMESPIPTVISTVHSRPKHFSASTLRNSKLFARGKGSANGEMKLNGGCTKSLLSRSHSDNLAAPEDDPYTCSARSKLSSLLTQECS
- the LOC125685447 gene encoding keratin, type II cytoskeletal 80-like isoform X1, which translates into the protein MTNPCKAFSSGSLCSWEASGGMSQGRAGSTSPESLGRCSPSSVSSPSCGALHGDGGYQSSSYLSIDGRLLPPVHLDIDTDFHAVREQEKEDIKLLNNQFVTLIEKVQRLEQQNKILTTRWNFLKDQDNSHSESDMKAIYDQYMSKMNQEMQALNYEQENLESELTEVLSTMDNFRSKYEDEIRLCSGMEYTFMELKKDLDASTLHRTELEVKLSGLQELMDLKKTIYEQELEELLTEIKDISVVLGIDNTCKLDLSRIVEEVRSQYEALALRSWEEAEALTRRKLKEGNTQSATYGGHLLDSRREIADLNIQIQKLRSCIVSQKSQCLYLEENIKEAGEHGETALKDAKAKLVKLEEALQKSKEDMAHLVKEYQELMNIKLALDLEILTYRKLVEGEESSMESPIPTVISTVHSRPKHSVSASTLRNSKLFARGKGSANGEMKLNGGCTKSLLSRSHSDNLAAPEDDPYTCSARSKLSSLLTQECS